From Pandoraea norimbergensis, the proteins below share one genomic window:
- the cyoB gene encoding cytochrome o ubiquinol oxidase subunit I produces MLGKLDLDAIPLHEPIIMGTLVVVLLGGAALLGAITYYRKWQYLWTEWITSVDHKRIGVMYIVLALIMLLRGFADAIMMRAQQAVAAGGEAGYLPPHHYDQIFTAHGVIMIFFVATPLVLGLMNVIVPLQIGARDVAFPFVNSLSFWLAAMGAVLVMMSMFVGDFAATGWVAYPPLSELGYSPTVGVDYYIWSLQISGLGTTLTGINFIVTILRMRAPGMNLMKMPVFTWTALITNILIVAVFPVLTATLALLTADRYLGMHFFTNELGGNAMMYVNLIWIWGHPEVYILILPAFGAFSEIIATFSRKPLFGYKSMVYATSSIGILSFFVWLHHFFTMGSGANVNAFFGIMTTIISIPTGVKLFNWLFTMYQGRIRYHSSTLWTIGFMVTFAIGGMTGVLLAVPGADFVLHNSLFLVAHFHNVIIGGVVFGCLAGITFWFPKVFGFTLNERWGKISFFCWLVGFYLAFMPLYVLGFKGMTRRMNHYVQADWQPYLIVAAVGAAVIGMGILAFIVQLVVSVRDRKDNRDLTGDPWDARSLEWATSSPAPFYNFAHVPNIDSLEQHWDDKVRGLAWREPKHYEDIHMPRNTGAGFVVSVFSAVMCFALIWHIWWLAGASLVATIATFLWRTYDRDVDYYVPAAEVARIERARYDDLRAAQPQSQSIPKAA; encoded by the coding sequence ATGCTCGGAAAACTCGATCTCGACGCCATCCCGCTGCACGAGCCCATCATCATGGGCACGCTGGTGGTGGTGTTGCTGGGCGGCGCGGCGCTGCTCGGCGCCATTACGTATTACCGCAAGTGGCAGTACCTCTGGACGGAGTGGATTACCTCCGTCGATCACAAACGCATCGGCGTGATGTATATCGTGCTCGCGCTCATCATGCTGCTGCGCGGCTTTGCCGATGCGATCATGATGCGTGCCCAGCAGGCCGTTGCGGCCGGTGGCGAAGCGGGCTATCTGCCGCCGCACCACTACGACCAGATCTTCACCGCACACGGTGTGATCATGATCTTCTTCGTGGCCACGCCGCTGGTGCTGGGCCTGATGAACGTGATCGTGCCGCTGCAAATCGGCGCGCGCGACGTGGCGTTCCCGTTCGTGAACTCGCTCTCGTTCTGGCTCGCCGCCATGGGCGCCGTGCTGGTCATGATGTCGATGTTCGTGGGCGACTTCGCGGCCACGGGCTGGGTGGCCTATCCGCCATTGTCGGAACTGGGTTATAGCCCAACCGTCGGGGTGGATTACTACATCTGGTCGCTACAGATATCGGGGCTTGGCACCACGCTCACCGGCATCAACTTCATCGTGACGATTCTGCGCATGCGTGCGCCCGGCATGAACCTGATGAAGATGCCCGTGTTCACGTGGACCGCGCTCATCACCAACATCCTGATCGTTGCCGTGTTCCCGGTGCTGACCGCCACGCTCGCGCTGCTCACCGCCGACCGCTATCTGGGCATGCACTTCTTCACGAACGAGTTGGGCGGCAACGCCATGATGTACGTGAACCTGATCTGGATCTGGGGGCACCCGGAGGTGTACATCCTGATTCTGCCGGCGTTCGGGGCGTTCTCGGAGATCATCGCCACGTTCTCGCGCAAGCCGCTGTTCGGCTACAAGTCGATGGTCTACGCGACGTCGTCGATCGGCATTCTGTCGTTCTTCGTGTGGCTGCACCACTTCTTCACGATGGGCTCGGGCGCGAACGTGAATGCCTTCTTCGGCATCATGACGACGATCATCTCGATACCGACCGGCGTGAAACTGTTCAACTGGCTCTTCACGATGTATCAGGGCCGCATTCGCTACCACTCGTCCACGCTCTGGACCATCGGCTTCATGGTGACGTTTGCGATCGGCGGCATGACCGGCGTGCTGCTCGCCGTGCCGGGCGCGGACTTTGTGCTGCACAACTCGCTGTTCCTCGTGGCGCACTTCCACAACGTGATCATCGGCGGCGTGGTGTTCGGTTGTCTGGCCGGGATTACGTTCTGGTTCCCGAAGGTGTTCGGTTTCACGCTCAACGAGCGCTGGGGCAAGATCTCGTTCTTCTGCTGGCTGGTGGGCTTCTATCTGGCCTTCATGCCGCTGTATGTGCTCGGCTTCAAGGGCATGACGCGCCGCATGAACCACTACGTGCAGGCCGATTGGCAGCCGTATCTGATCGTGGCCGCCGTAGGCGCCGCCGTGATCGGGATGGGCATTCTGGCGTTCATCGTGCAGTTGGTGGTGAGCGTTCGCGACCGCAAGGACAATCGCGACCTGACGGGCGACCCTTGGGACGCGCGCAGTCTGGAGTGGGCGACGTCATCGCCCGCACCGTTCTACAACTTCGCACACGTGCCAAACATCGATTCGCTCGAACAGCATTGGGACGACAAGGTGCGCGGCCTCGCCTGGCGTGAGCCGAAGCACTACGAAGACATCCACATGCCGCGTAATACCGGCGCGGGCTTCGTGGTCTCGGTGTTCAGTGCGGTGATGTGCTTTGCCCTGATCTGGCATATCTGGTGGCTGGCCGGCGCCAGTCTGGTGGCGACAATTGCCACGTTCCTGTGGCGTACCTACGACCGCGACGTCGATTACTACGTCCCGGCGGCGGAAGTCGCACGCATCGAGCGAGCCCGCTATGACGATCTGCGCGCCGCGCAGCCCCAGTCTCAATCCATTCCAAAGGCAGCCTGA
- the cyoA gene encoding ubiquinol oxidase subunit II, translating to MSGCTLELLDPKGSVGEQEKHLILIALGVMLLVVVPVIVLTLVFFWRYRESNTAATYSPKWSHSTKIEVVVWTIPVIIVVALAVMIWETTHKLDPYRPIEPVASDKPPVRVEVVALNWKWLFIYPDYHVATVNRLVLPVDTPVEFKLTAESLMNAFFIPQLGSMVYAMSGMQTKLHLIANQTGTYAGMSSAYSGAGFSDMHFKAHVTSREDFEKWVHEAQGAPDTLDAPTYVKLEQPGTGVPVPIYANVTPGLFDAIVGKYMGPMDGSVAANGTRSALDDIIAAANCRVETQQLAGVRSPAIAPNSLTE from the coding sequence ATGAGCGGTTGCACGCTCGAATTGCTCGACCCGAAGGGCAGTGTCGGCGAACAGGAGAAGCATCTGATCCTGATCGCGCTCGGCGTCATGCTGCTCGTCGTGGTGCCCGTGATCGTGCTCACGCTAGTGTTCTTCTGGCGTTACCGCGAATCGAACACGGCCGCGACCTATTCGCCCAAGTGGTCGCACTCCACCAAGATCGAAGTCGTCGTCTGGACGATTCCCGTGATCATCGTCGTCGCACTCGCCGTGATGATCTGGGAGACCACGCACAAGCTGGACCCGTACCGGCCGATCGAGCCGGTGGCGTCCGACAAGCCGCCCGTGCGCGTGGAAGTCGTCGCGCTCAACTGGAAGTGGCTCTTCATCTATCCGGACTACCACGTCGCCACCGTCAACCGGCTGGTGCTGCCCGTGGACACGCCCGTCGAGTTCAAGCTCACGGCCGAGTCGTTGATGAACGCCTTTTTCATCCCGCAACTCGGCAGCATGGTCTACGCGATGTCGGGCATGCAGACCAAGCTGCACCTGATCGCCAACCAGACCGGCACCTATGCCGGCATGTCGTCGGCGTACAGCGGCGCAGGCTTCTCCGACATGCATTTCAAGGCGCACGTGACCTCGCGCGAGGACTTCGAGAAATGGGTGCACGAAGCGCAAGGCGCGCCCGACACGCTCGACGCGCCTACCTACGTGAAGCTCGAACAGCCGGGCACGGGCGTGCCGGTGCCGATTTACGCGAACGTGACGCCGGGGCTGTTCGACGCCATCGTCGGCAAATACATGGGGCCGATGGACGGCAGCGTGGCCGCTAACGGTACGCGCAGCGCACTCGACGACATCATCGCCGCCGCCAATTGCCGCGTAGAGACGCAGCAACTGGCAGGCGTCAGGTCGCCGGCCATCGCGCCGAATTCGCTCACGGAGTAA
- a CDS encoding response regulator transcription factor translates to MTSPTKVFCIEDDHDSADLIREDLTDRGYVVKVAHDFTAALATLASFMPDIIVCDVNVPGMTGFEFLESARSIIQGERRIPFIFLTGNADKASIMRGHSTGADEYMLKPVDFDVLDTVIRKYTHHDEPDDGASLPFGITKREVEILQWSARGKTSAEIAIILDLSKRTVDFHIDNAREKLNVATRTEAVVRAALLNIIQL, encoded by the coding sequence ATGACTTCTCCCACCAAAGTGTTCTGCATCGAAGACGATCACGATTCGGCAGACCTGATTCGCGAAGACCTGACCGATCGCGGTTATGTCGTCAAAGTCGCACACGATTTCACGGCAGCACTCGCCACTCTGGCGTCATTCATGCCCGACATCATCGTGTGCGACGTGAACGTGCCGGGTATGACCGGCTTCGAGTTTCTGGAAAGCGCACGCAGCATCATTCAGGGCGAGCGCAGGATTCCGTTCATCTTTCTGACGGGCAACGCCGATAAGGCCTCGATCATGCGCGGGCACAGCACCGGCGCCGACGAATACATGCTCAAGCCGGTCGATTTCGACGTGCTCGATACGGTGATCCGGAAATACACGCACCATGACGAGCCGGACGACGGCGCTTCGCTGCCCTTCGGCATCACCAAACGCGAAGTCGAGATTCTGCAATGGTCGGCGCGCGGCAAGACCTCCGCCGAAATCGCGATCATTCTCGATCTGAGCAAACGCACGGTCGACTTTCACATCGACAACGCCCGCGAAAAACTCAACGTCGCCACCCGCACCGAAGCCGTCGTGCGCGCCGCGCTGCTCAATATCATTCAGCTTTGA
- a CDS encoding sensor histidine kinase: MYLLLVICLVVMVAVGVVVHREVDTAQRTALAAERAQIDNLSVLEELNDYISDFRTVESEALAPMSPKALAAIRSAADEFDDKIKNASDRYQKLLVHDEYRLAFSKFQTQWAQYRRISNQVFQLAQNGKLGDAAKLYRGESNNKYTLANSTFGALVFRSTEGLIKNVETKGNAAHTRLLQIDALIAAMILVTLGCLVYVDAAMLRPFTRLIALAGNAISGKNKARLPWLTRGDEIGTLSRTIAKFQESTSSLVRNQKLTTAKNTILQRALANEERLNNFQKTFRSMASHEFRTLLNVIDGHAQRLLSPRNEETDSRPRYTKIREAVAKLNNVIQNWLEAAQSASLDDPKFGKRSELSLVALLEDVRDVGSDMFPNATITVTPTPGLDSQMIGDSNVLFHAFINIVSNATKYTMLPPAIDIGVADAGDALRVVLRDNGTGIPEEELKEIFQMSFRSRSNAVLEDGSGVGLAVVHAAIEFHQGTIEVTSQVGVGTTFTITLPKAPVLQEAAEA; the protein is encoded by the coding sequence ATGTATCTTCTGCTCGTCATCTGCCTTGTCGTCATGGTCGCCGTGGGCGTCGTGGTGCACCGCGAAGTCGACACCGCACAACGCACCGCACTCGCTGCCGAGCGTGCGCAGATCGACAATCTGAGCGTGCTCGAAGAACTCAACGACTACATCTCCGACTTCCGCACCGTCGAATCCGAAGCGCTCGCCCCGATGTCGCCCAAGGCGCTCGCGGCCATTCGCAGCGCCGCCGATGAGTTCGACGACAAGATCAAGAACGCCTCCGACCGCTACCAGAAGCTGCTGGTGCACGACGAGTACCGTCTGGCCTTCTCGAAATTCCAGACGCAATGGGCGCAGTACCGCCGTATTTCGAATCAGGTCTTTCAGCTCGCACAGAACGGCAAGCTGGGCGACGCCGCCAAACTCTACCGGGGCGAATCGAACAATAAGTACACGCTGGCCAACAGCACCTTCGGCGCCCTGGTATTCCGCAGCACCGAAGGGTTGATCAAGAACGTCGAGACGAAGGGCAACGCCGCGCATACCCGGTTGCTGCAAATCGATGCGCTGATCGCCGCGATGATTCTCGTCACGCTGGGCTGCCTCGTGTATGTGGATGCGGCGATGCTGCGGCCATTCACGCGCCTGATCGCGCTGGCCGGCAACGCCATCTCCGGCAAAAACAAGGCACGCCTGCCTTGGCTCACGCGGGGCGACGAGATCGGCACACTCTCGCGCACGATTGCCAAGTTTCAAGAGAGCACGTCGTCACTGGTGCGCAACCAGAAGCTCACGACGGCCAAGAACACCATTCTCCAGCGGGCGCTGGCCAACGAAGAGCGGCTCAACAACTTCCAGAAGACTTTCCGCTCGATGGCGTCGCACGAGTTTCGTACCCTGCTCAATGTGATCGACGGCCATGCGCAGCGATTGCTGAGCCCGCGCAACGAAGAAACCGATTCGCGCCCGCGCTACACGAAGATTCGCGAAGCGGTGGCGAAGCTCAACAACGTGATCCAGAACTGGCTAGAGGCCGCGCAAAGCGCCTCGCTCGACGATCCGAAGTTCGGCAAGCGCAGCGAGTTGTCGCTGGTGGCCTTGCTGGAAGATGTGCGCGATGTGGGCTCGGACATGTTCCCCAACGCGACCATTACGGTGACCCCGACACCGGGCCTCGACAGTCAGATGATCGGCGACAGCAACGTGCTGTTCCACGCATTCATCAATATCGTAAGCAACGCAACGAAGTACACGATGCTGCCGCCCGCCATCGATATCGGTGTGGCAGACGCGGGCGACGCCTTGCGCGTAGTGCTGCGCGACAACGGCACCGGTATCCCGGAGGAAGAACTCAAGGAGATCTTCCAGATGTCGTTCCGCTCGCGCAGCAATGCCGTGCTCGAAGATGGTTCGGGGGTCGGGCTGGCCGTCGTGCACGCGGCCATCGAATTCCATCAGGGCACGATCGAGGTGACCAGCCAGGTCGGCGTGGGCACCACGTTCACCATCACGCTGCCGAAGGCCCCGGTGCTTCAGGAAGCTGCCGAGGCCTGA
- a CDS encoding efflux transporter outer membrane subunit encodes MATFPMVSRTLLALAASATVLLSGCAGVRHDPLPAVPVPAQWSGTATPVSAAAPTGTAPAAAPLMAPDFWRAFGDPVLDRLIADVLAANNDLAAAGIRVYRAQLQAGLANTNLTPGVAVQGNGQVSRTLDTHQMSRGSQMQVQVSYELDLWGKLAAQRDAARWEADATDADREATRLSLISSTAGFYWQIGYLNQQIAYAEANIAYAERTLALVRSRYAAGAVSGLDVAQTEQNLSQQRAAITQLVQQRTENRNALAILFDRPPEQSAPEPSALPNAALPVVPAGLPAELLGRRPDVRAAEWRLRGFLANVDVTRTSFYPTFTLTGQAGTTSTNLSSALMNPVGSLGLGLALPFIQWNTMQLQIKVSQTQFDEAVILFRKTLYTALGEVENALSAREQLAREGEQRTLSLAQAQRAETLARSRFLAGATGVQLWLDQQQRVRDAQSADSLVRLNRLNNRMALYKTLGGGGTASDVPPPAG; translated from the coding sequence ATGGCAACGTTTCCCATGGTTTCCCGCACGCTGCTTGCGCTTGCGGCGAGCGCGACGGTGTTGCTCTCCGGCTGCGCCGGTGTGCGCCACGACCCGCTGCCGGCGGTGCCGGTGCCTGCGCAATGGAGCGGCACCGCGACGCCGGTGTCCGCCGCAGCGCCGACCGGCACGGCACCCGCCGCGGCGCCTCTCATGGCACCGGACTTCTGGCGCGCCTTTGGCGACCCGGTGCTCGACCGTCTTATCGCCGACGTACTCGCCGCCAACAACGATCTGGCGGCGGCGGGTATCCGCGTCTACCGCGCGCAATTGCAGGCGGGGCTTGCCAATACGAATCTCACGCCGGGTGTTGCCGTACAGGGCAATGGTCAGGTCAGCCGCACGCTCGACACACATCAGATGTCGCGCGGCAGTCAGATGCAGGTGCAGGTGAGCTACGAGCTGGATCTGTGGGGCAAGCTGGCCGCACAGCGCGACGCTGCCCGCTGGGAAGCTGACGCCACCGACGCCGACCGCGAGGCCACCCGGCTGTCGCTGATCAGTTCGACGGCGGGCTTCTATTGGCAGATCGGCTATCTGAATCAACAGATTGCTTACGCCGAAGCCAACATCGCCTATGCAGAACGTACGCTGGCGCTGGTGCGCTCGAGGTATGCGGCAGGCGCGGTCTCGGGGCTGGATGTGGCGCAGACCGAGCAGAACCTGTCGCAGCAACGTGCCGCGATCACGCAACTCGTGCAGCAGCGCACCGAAAACCGTAACGCACTGGCCATCCTGTTCGACCGGCCGCCCGAGCAGTCGGCGCCCGAACCGTCGGCCCTGCCGAATGCTGCGTTGCCGGTGGTGCCGGCCGGATTGCCCGCCGAGTTGCTGGGCCGCCGCCCGGATGTGCGTGCGGCTGAATGGCGCCTGCGCGGGTTTCTGGCGAATGTCGATGTCACTCGCACTAGCTTCTATCCGACGTTCACGCTGACGGGGCAGGCCGGTACGACGAGCACGAATCTCTCGAGTGCACTGATGAATCCGGTGGGCTCGCTGGGGTTGGGGCTGGCACTGCCGTTCATTCAGTGGAACACCATGCAGTTGCAGATCAAGGTGTCGCAAACGCAGTTTGACGAGGCCGTGATCCTGTTCCGCAAGACGCTCTACACGGCGCTCGGCGAAGTCGAGAACGCATTGTCGGCGCGTGAACAACTAGCCCGCGAAGGCGAGCAGCGCACGCTGTCGCTCGCGCAGGCGCAGCGCGCCGAGACGCTGGCGCGCTCGCGTTTTCTGGCGGGGGCGACGGGCGTGCAGTTATGGCTGGATCAGCAGCAGCGTGTGCGTGATGCACAAAGCGCCGATTCGCTGGTGCGCCTGAATCGCCTTAACAATCGCATGGCGCTGTACAAGACGCTGGGCGGTGGCGGCACCGCCAGCGACGTGCCGCCGCCGGCGGGCTGA
- a CDS encoding MacB family efflux pump subunit gives MAHPMLELTGITRRFPAGDRDVVVLRNVNLTIEAGEIVAIMGASGSGKSTLMNILGCLDHPSEGSYRVAGRETRDLDADALAQLRREHFGFIFQRYHLLPHLEAAGNVEMPAVYTGAPHAARRARAEQLLSRLGLADRTHHRPSQLSGGQQQRVSIARALMNGGDVILADEPTGALDTRSGKEVIRILRELNALGHTVIIVTHDEHVAAHARRIIEIRDGEVVADRQNTPVTDDDAVAPEASDEDGDEAANAANAAKATVDANAATAAATGDALANTSPMPERRWTGGVGRFAEAFRMAWIALVSHRLRTFLTMLGIIIGITSVVSIVAIGEGAKRYMLAEIGSIGTNTINIYPGKDWGDSRAGTIQTLVPEDVYALTEQNYVDSVTPETARNLLLRYRNVDANATVTGVGESFFQVRGMKIAQGIAFGPDEVRRQAQVAVIDQNTRRKLFPTNPNPLGEVIFVDNLPCVVIGVTEEKKSAFGDMKSLNIWVPYTTASGRLFGQRNVDSITVRVRDGQPSKIAEKSLETLMTQRHGRKDFFTYNMDSVVKTVEKTSQSLTLLLSLIAVISLVVGGIGVMNIMIVSVTERTREIGIRMAVGARQSDIMQQFLVEAVMVCLMGGAIGIALSFGASFVFSLFVAKWKMVFSMGSIVTAFLCSTLIGVVFGFMPARNAARLDPVEALARD, from the coding sequence ATGGCGCATCCCATGCTCGAACTGACCGGCATCACGCGGCGGTTTCCGGCGGGTGATCGCGACGTCGTCGTGCTGCGCAACGTGAACCTCACCATCGAGGCGGGGGAGATCGTTGCGATCATGGGCGCGTCGGGCTCCGGCAAGTCGACGCTGATGAACATTCTTGGCTGTCTCGACCACCCGAGCGAAGGCAGCTACCGCGTGGCCGGGCGTGAGACCCGTGATCTCGATGCCGACGCGCTGGCCCAACTGCGCCGCGAACACTTCGGCTTCATCTTCCAGCGTTATCACCTGTTGCCCCATCTGGAGGCTGCGGGGAATGTGGAGATGCCGGCGGTCTACACCGGTGCACCGCACGCGGCTCGCCGCGCCCGGGCCGAGCAACTGCTTTCCCGTTTGGGACTGGCGGATCGTACGCACCATCGGCCGAGCCAGTTGTCCGGTGGTCAGCAGCAGCGCGTGAGTATTGCCCGTGCGCTGATGAACGGCGGCGACGTAATTCTGGCCGACGAGCCGACCGGGGCGCTCGATACCCGTAGCGGCAAGGAAGTCATCCGTATCCTGCGCGAACTCAACGCGCTCGGGCATACGGTCATCATCGTTACGCACGACGAGCACGTGGCCGCGCATGCGCGCCGCATCATCGAGATTCGCGACGGCGAAGTGGTCGCCGACCGGCAGAACACGCCGGTGACCGATGACGATGCGGTGGCGCCCGAGGCGTCGGACGAAGACGGTGACGAAGCCGCCAATGCCGCCAATGCCGCGAAGGCGACGGTAGACGCAAACGCGGCCACGGCGGCAGCCACCGGCGATGCACTCGCCAACACGTCACCCATGCCCGAGCGTCGGTGGACCGGTGGCGTCGGCCGCTTTGCCGAGGCGTTCCGCATGGCGTGGATTGCGCTGGTCTCACACCGTCTGCGCACGTTTCTCACGATGCTCGGCATCATCATCGGTATCACGTCGGTAGTGTCGATCGTGGCCATTGGCGAAGGCGCCAAGCGCTACATGCTCGCCGAGATCGGCAGCATCGGGACGAACACCATCAACATTTATCCCGGCAAAGACTGGGGCGACAGCCGCGCCGGCACGATTCAGACGCTGGTGCCGGAAGACGTGTACGCGCTGACCGAGCAGAACTATGTCGACAGCGTGACGCCCGAGACCGCGCGCAACCTGTTGCTGCGCTACCGCAACGTGGACGCCAACGCGACCGTGACCGGCGTCGGGGAGAGTTTCTTCCAAGTGCGCGGCATGAAGATCGCGCAGGGCATCGCCTTCGGTCCCGACGAGGTGCGCCGTCAGGCACAGGTCGCAGTGATCGATCAGAACACGCGCCGCAAGCTCTTTCCGACGAACCCGAATCCGCTGGGCGAAGTGATCTTCGTCGACAACCTGCCGTGTGTGGTGATCGGCGTGACGGAAGAGAAGAAGAGCGCCTTTGGCGACATGAAGAGCCTGAACATCTGGGTGCCGTACACCACGGCCAGCGGGCGGCTCTTCGGGCAACGCAACGTCGACAGCATCACCGTGCGGGTGCGCGACGGTCAGCCGAGCAAGATTGCCGAAAAGAGTCTTGAGACGTTGATGACGCAGCGCCACGGCCGCAAAGACTTCTTCACCTACAACATGGACAGCGTGGTGAAGACGGTCGAGAAGACCAGCCAGTCGCTCACGTTGCTGCTCTCACTGATTGCCGTGATTTCGCTGGTCGTGGGCGGCATCGGCGTGATGAACATCATGATCGTGTCGGTGACTGAACGCACGCGGGAGATCGGCATTCGCATGGCCGTCGGTGCGCGTCAGAGCGACATCATGCAGCAGTTTCTGGTCGAGGCGGTCATGGTGTGTCTGATGGGCGGCGCGATCGGTATTGCGCTGTCGTTTGGGGCGAGCTTCGTGTTCTCGCTGTTCGTCGCCAAATGGAAGATGGTGTTTTCGATGGGTTCGATCGTCACGGCATTCCTGTGTTCGACGCTCATCGGTGTGGTCTTCGGTTTCATGCCGGCGCGCAACGCCGCCCGGCTCGATCCGGTTGAAGCGCTCGCGCGCGATTGA
- the macA gene encoding macrolide transporter subunit MacA has translation MIQFIRRRRYLVASLAVLAVLLILGIRSVVSPKPPQYLTAKVERSDLENSVLATGTLVAFTQVDVGAQVSGQLKSLKVKLGDKVTKGQWLAEIDPVLSQNTLRQAEANEQDLQAQRRATQALLAKADLAFRRQRQMLPDDATSRQDFEAAQADLDAQRANLAALEAKIRSAAIQIESARANLGYTRIVAPMDGQVVAIVTQEGQTVIAQQQAPVIMKLADLDTMTIKAQVSEADVIRIAPGQTTYFTILGEPDKRYYGKLRAIEPAPQNFLDTQGSLGGLGGSRSNTAVFYNALFEVPNPDHKLRISMTAQVNVLLSTAKQALSIPVAALGKKQADGRYDVRVVGADGKVVTRQVRTGLNNNVKVEVKEGLAAGDQVVIGEAGDVKDARNDASGASVSVG, from the coding sequence ATGATCCAGTTCATTCGACGCCGGCGTTATCTCGTCGCCAGTCTTGCCGTGCTCGCCGTTCTCCTGATTCTCGGGATTCGCAGTGTCGTCTCGCCGAAGCCGCCGCAGTATCTGACCGCCAAGGTCGAGCGCAGCGACCTCGAGAATTCCGTGCTTGCCACCGGCACGTTGGTGGCGTTCACGCAGGTGGATGTCGGCGCGCAGGTGTCGGGGCAGTTGAAGTCGCTCAAGGTCAAGCTGGGCGACAAGGTGACCAAGGGCCAGTGGCTCGCCGAGATCGATCCGGTGCTCTCGCAGAACACGCTGCGTCAGGCCGAAGCCAACGAGCAGGACCTGCAAGCGCAACGCCGCGCCACACAGGCGTTGCTGGCGAAGGCCGATCTGGCGTTCCGGCGTCAGCGGCAGATGCTGCCGGACGACGCGACCTCGCGTCAGGATTTCGAAGCGGCACAAGCCGATCTCGACGCACAACGGGCGAATCTGGCGGCGCTGGAAGCGAAGATCCGTTCGGCGGCGATTCAGATCGAATCGGCCCGCGCCAACCTCGGCTACACGCGTATCGTCGCGCCGATGGACGGTCAGGTCGTGGCCATCGTCACGCAGGAAGGCCAGACCGTGATTGCCCAGCAGCAGGCACCGGTGATTATGAAGCTGGCTGATCTGGACACGATGACCATCAAGGCACAGGTGTCGGAAGCCGACGTGATTCGCATCGCGCCGGGCCAGACGACGTACTTCACGATTCTTGGCGAGCCGGACAAGCGTTACTACGGCAAGCTGCGCGCGATCGAACCGGCACCGCAGAACTTCCTCGACACGCAGGGCTCGCTCGGCGGGCTGGGCGGGTCGCGCAGCAACACGGCGGTGTTCTACAACGCGCTGTTCGAAGTGCCCAACCCCGATCACAAGCTGCGCATCTCGATGACCGCACAGGTCAATGTGCTGCTGAGCACCGCCAAGCAGGCGCTGAGCATTCCCGTGGCCGCGCTGGGCAAGAAGCAGGCCGATGGGCGCTACGACGTGCGGGTAGTGGGTGCAGACGGCAAGGTCGTCACGCGTCAGGTCCGCACCGGGCTGAACAACAACGTGAAGGTCGAGGTGAAGGAAGGGCTCGCCGCTGGCGATCAGGTCGTGATCGGTGAGGCCGGCGACGTCAAGGACGCACGCAACGATGCGTCCGGTGCTTCGGTCAGCGTGGGGTAA
- a CDS encoding trimeric intracellular cation channel family protein, whose translation MKTEIFYALYLIAIVTEAMSGAIMGMQRGMDRFGLAFVGMVTALGGGTIRDVLFGRHPLVWIAHPEYLLLTLGAATLASIVARHIHRLRMTFITVDAIGLAAFTILGCDIGMTVSTSPVIVVLAGVLTGIGGGMLRDLLCGQVPMVLRREMYASVACIAGALYVAMLHFGVENGIATAIGCVAGFVIRMLAVWFGWRFRTFENDAPAEPLH comes from the coding sequence ATGAAAACCGAAATCTTCTACGCTCTCTACCTGATCGCCATCGTGACCGAAGCGATGTCGGGCGCGATCATGGGGATGCAACGCGGCATGGACCGCTTCGGACTCGCCTTCGTCGGCATGGTCACCGCGCTCGGTGGCGGCACGATTCGCGACGTATTGTTCGGCCGCCATCCGCTGGTTTGGATCGCACATCCGGAGTACCTCTTGCTCACGCTCGGGGCGGCCACGCTCGCGTCCATCGTCGCGCGCCACATTCACCGGCTGCGCATGACCTTCATCACCGTGGACGCCATCGGGCTCGCCGCCTTCACGATTCTCGGCTGCGACATCGGCATGACCGTGAGTACCAGCCCGGTGATCGTCGTGTTGGCAGGGGTGCTGACCGGCATCGGCGGCGGGATGCTGCGCGATCTGCTGTGCGGACAGGTACCAATGGTGCTGCGCCGCGAAATGTATGCGAGCGTGGCGTGCATCGCCGGTGCGCTCTACGTCGCCATGCTGCACTTCGGCGTCGAGAACGGCATCGCCACGGCCATCGGCTGCGTGGCGGGCTTCGTCATCCGCATGCTGGCCGTGTGGTTCGGCTGGCGCTTCCGCACCTTCGAGAACGACGCGCCGGCGGAACCGCTGCATTGA